GGATCTTAGGGCAGACCCTGACGCCCGTCTTCATTTTATGGGTTAAGCGCTTCTACTCTTTTACCAGCTCTATTGGCAGGGCTTTCATCAAATTTACGTAAGTTAGATAAGATTTGGGTAGCGCAATTGACCTAAATGCAGGAAGAGACTTTACAATATCATATAAACCTTTTCTAATTACATTTCGGTCGTCGGTAGTTGGCTTCTCGTTTAGGGTTTTACGTATCAGTTGCAGTAGTTCTGGCTGCTGCTGTAGTTCTTTTTCAAAAGCTGAAGCTTGAGCGCGAATGGCATGTGATATCTGGCCGAGCAAGTGCTCACCTAACTGGCTAATTTCTTCCTGTCCTTTCATTCTGGCCTGTTGCCAGTATTCTACTATAAAACTTTCCACTGCAATTAAACTGCTTGAGTAGGTAATATCGCTGAGCTTAAGTTGCTTTTGAAGCTCTCTCAAAAATGTCTCTTCCTCTTCATTTATAACTCTGTCACTGGAAACTGTCAGAATAGCCAGTTCAAAAAGATGTTGCTTAAAAATAGTAGACTTTACGGAACCAAAATCAATGTAATTGATGGTGATTCCTTTATCTAGCAGCAGACGAGCTTCTTCCAGTGTACTTTCATCAAAATGAGCAGATTCCAGGTATTGGTTAATAAGTTCTTTTTCTTCCTGTTCCAGATTTTTGTTGGCATACGCAGCAGCCAGTATTGTTTTAAAAAGCAGCAGGCGATCCTGCTTATGTTTTTCGGTAAGTTGCAGAGCAGCTTTTTCATCTCTAAAAGCCTGTATCCACTGCCCAAAGTATAAAACATCTAAAAAGAGTAAACTACTTTTAAAAAAATGCCCCCAAAAACGTTCCGTTTCATTATTATCGTCAGTTCTTAGATCTATTACTTCTTCTGAGAGCGCCAGCCCCCTCTTCTCACGGCGAAAAAATCTGGAGGAGCCATTCGCAAACAGACCCGGGTATACAGATCGGTAAAATTTTCCGATATAAATAGCGGCTTCTAATAAGGCATCAGCTACATCTACCTGCCCGTTAATCTGGCTGTACCGCGGAGAGGTAAGGCCACTATTCAGAAAACTTTCAGTGAGGATAATACGGAGCTTATCCTGAATGTTCATTTTTTCTGTACGCAGGGCACGCAAAAAAGCTTTGTATCTGATAGGTACTTCTGCCGGATAACCGTACAAAAAGCCAGTAGGTTGTAGAAGCTCGTATAAAATATGTTCTGGTTCGCTGTTTTTCTCTTTGTCTACCAGGCGATCGTATTCCTTCTTGAGAGAATAGTTGTTTCTTAAGTACAGATAATGCTTAAGCCAGCCTTTTTTGCTAAAATCCATAACATTTTTTTGTGCAATATATGTTATTCTATAAGTATAAAAGACTTCTATTCTGAGGCGTATCTGTAGTAGATGTAAGTCGTACTTAAGATTGTACGAAAAATTAAACTATCACAAAATAAAGATATACCTTCGTTAGATTGTTTGAAACTAAACAATTTCAAATTTATTTTAAGGAAGTTATTGCTATATTAAAAGATTGATAAGAAAGCGCATGGCAAAAAACGAAAAGCAGAGATTTTCTAACAACATAAATATTAACAACCGTAAGGCTCGTCACGAGTATCAGTTTCTGGAAAAATATATAGCTGGTATTCAACTTACTGGTACCGAAATAAAGTCAATTCGAGAAGGAAAAGTGAATTTACAGGAAGGTTACTGTTATATGAAAAAGGGAGAAATGTTCGTTAAACAGATGCATATATCTCCTTATAAACAGGGAACCCATTATAATCATGAGGCGGATCGTGAGCGTAAGTTATTGCTCACAAAAAAAGAATTAGACAAAATAGAATCTAAGACTAACGAAAAAGGACTCACACTTGTACCTATTCGTCTCTTTATCAATGACCGTGGTCTGGCTAAGCTGGAAATTGCTTTAGCTAAGGGTAAAAAGTTGTATGATAAAAGAGAAGATATTAAAAAGAAAGATGTGAAGCGTGAACTGGACAGAATGCGCATGTAACATGTGAACATATAGGTAAAGGTTGTTTCGAGAATAGTTAAAGATTATTTATAAAAATTAATCAAAACTAAGATCAATGAATCGTACTGTTTTACTCCTGAATCAGGACTACAGCCCCTTAGCCATTTGCTCTATGGAACGAGCCTTTATCCTTGTATTTTTAGACAAAGCAG
This window of the Porifericola rhodea genome carries:
- the smpB gene encoding SsrA-binding protein SmpB, producing the protein MAKNEKQRFSNNININNRKARHEYQFLEKYIAGIQLTGTEIKSIREGKVNLQEGYCYMKKGEMFVKQMHISPYKQGTHYNHEADRERKLLLTKKELDKIESKTNEKGLTLVPIRLFINDRGLAKLEIALAKGKKLYDKREDIKKKDVKRELDRMRM